Part of the Loxodonta africana isolate mLoxAfr1 chromosome 15, mLoxAfr1.hap2, whole genome shotgun sequence genome is shown below.
GAAGAGTCTCCTTGCTTGTATCTCAAAGAGTCCAAGAGCGTTATGTCCCAACCTAGCTGGCTGgggtgtttttctcttttccaggTCCTGGGGGTACCAACAGAGGAGGAGATGCCTGAAAAATGCCCTCCTTTCCCTAAAGAGACTTAAGGGGTGAGGCTCTTGACCACCCCTGGCTGGACTGATCTTGGGCACCCACCAACCTGACATGATCTTTGGAGATTGTTTCCCTTGCTGGGTTCCCAACCCCACCAGTTAGGGACAGAATTCTGCTCATAATATTTAGCTAGCAGGCTGAACTTGCGTGATGAGCCAAACTTAACAACCAaacctagcgaccctataggacagagtagaactgccacataggatttccaaggagcaactggtggatttgaaccactgaccttttggttcacagctatagctcttaaccactgtaccagcacgGCTCTGTGTGATGAGCAGGGAGGTATAAATAGACACCAGATGGTGGAGCAAGTGATCTGACCTTTTCCTTGACCGGCTCCATGCCTGCCACCACGGTGACTGGAAGCCAGGCCTGCCCTTTTGGCCCAGGGTTTTGGCCCAACATCAGCAGCTCTCAGAACTGCGCCCTGGGCTCAGTGGCTCTTTCCCTCTAGCGAACTGTGAAATGCACTTCAAATATCAGGAGAACCTGCTACTGTCTCCGAGAAGAGCTGACTGAGGGGAAGATGTTGGGAATGGCAGTGCTTCCGATCTCTTAGAGGTCCAGAGGCAGAAGAGAGAAGTAGAGGTAAAGAGGACCAAGGCTTGGGATTTTAAAGGGAACACTGGACCACATAGTCCTGGCAGCCCTCTCGCAATGGAAGTTATCTTCTGAGATAGCCCActgccaaaccaaaaacaaaaagccaaaccagttgccattaagtcaattctgactcgtggcgactccatgcgtgtcggagtagaactgtgctccatgggttttcatggctgtgacctttgggaagtaggtcaccaagacttccttctgaggtgcctctgggtggactcgactctccagcctttcagttagcagccgagcgtttaatcattcgtgccacccagggaccccttcaCCAACCAGAAGGGCCATTAATATGTCCTCAAGTCCAACCCACTGCCTTGAAGCAAAATGGCCCTCAAGCCAGTTCAACCTGACAGTCACACAGTCTTGAGAAGACCATCACTACGAGAGAGGAACTTCTCTGAAAACTCGAGTGCCTTAAGTTGTTTAGTGTTGGGAAGCTCCTCCTGGCGTCTTACCTGTCCTTCGTGCAGCACTTCCACTCATTTCCCTTTGGTTGTCTCTGCAGACAGGGCCGTCGCTCAGCTGTGTTGCCTGAGAGCCTCCCCTGATCTTCCCTACTTTGGAATACAGCCCGTTCTTCAACCTCAGGTCCCCAGTACCTGTGCTGAGCCTTCTTGGATTGATGCTTAGCAGCTGGCGTCTCTCGTCTTCACACCTTCTTTCTAGGGCATTGTCTTACCCAGTTACCAGATTGTGAAACTGAGGCTAAAAGAGGAGAAGTCTTGTGAGGACAGTTGCAGGTTGTCTCAGAAGAAATTCCAGAGTTTGAGCCCTGGCCCATCAGACCCTCTCCCTTTCTTAAGGCGAGAGCCCAGCAGACTCCTTCTGCCCTTGGAAGCCGTGAAGACCTGGCCAGGAATTGGCTTCAGCCAGCTACCATTCCTAAGCCCTCACCCCCAGTTGCGTGATGATCTGGTTACTTTTTTTCCTCAGGAATCCAACTCCAGGAGCAAATGCCAAGTTTCAGCTTTGCCGATGAGATGTTTACATCAGCCTGAACGTAGCTGGAGTGCTTGACGTGCTAAGTAACCTGCCAGCTCCTGTTTGTAGGGCTAACAAAACACCTGGCTTCTTGCCTgtgaagtgaacagagagatctCATTCACAAATAATGGGATTTGTCTGGAACACGCACACATGGCCTCATCCAACTGAATGTTCCTCTCTAGTGCTTCCAtcctttcccccttcctctcCTCCATCTTCAAGACCACAGGACAGAAGAAAGGATGACAGGAGACAGTGTTCTGGGGCAGAGAGGCAGGGTGGACAAGTGGCAGCTTAGCTAGCCTCACCCCCAGTGGAAGGCAGTACCCAACTCTGCCCCTTTGTCTCCCTGTCTGCACAATAATCCAGGAGGGCCCACTTCCAGGGGTCCCTGAGGCAGGATGGGAGCAGTTGGAAGCCATAGGACCAAGGGATCCAGGCCCCCTCCTAGGAGGCTGTGGGTGGATAGGAAGCATGAAGAGCTCAGCACCTGGGcttcatcacaaaaaaaaaaaccaaaccagttgccactgagcagTACTGACTTGTGatgacccccatgtgtgtcagaatagaactgcgctccctcatgttttcaatggctggtttttcggaagtatattgccaggcctttcttctgaggcacctctgaataggttcaaatctccaacctttaggccggtagctgagtacttaattgtttgtgccacccagggactctctcgGGGTCTGACTAGGCCGATGGATTCTTTCCAGTCCCAGGCAAAAAGACTAAACCCTCAGGGGGGCTGTCCAGGCAAAAGCCAGGAGGCCAGGCCCTGGGAAACGCAGTGGAAAGAGCATGGGCTGGCAAGGTAGACAGACCTGGACGGGCATCCTTGCCCTGTGGCCCTTAGGACCACAGGCAAGTTAGGTCACTTGTGTCTATGTCGGCTTCCTCACTCGTAGTGTGGGGACTACCGTGTCAACTTCACAGAGGGTTGTGAGGGACTTCTGTAAAGAAATAGTGTAGACCCAGGGCACAGGTGCTTTGGTGGCAGGGAGCATCAGACAGAGCTTACACAGCCAATAACTGTCAGCTGCTCCCCAATCCTGAAGAGTAGTGGTTACCCCAGTAGACAACAGGAAAATGCTCAGCTGGACTCTAAGAGGGAAATTCTGCTAAGCTTGAGTACTCAGATAATTGATTCTGGGCTGAGACAGGGGAGGAGCTGGGGCCTCTTGGCAGGGAGACAGTTGGTGTCAAGGTTAAGGCAGTGCAGTCCAGCAGAACTTCTTGCTGATGGGAACAGTCTATCCTCACAGTCCATTATGGTAGTCGCTGGCCATACATGGCTGCTGACACACTTGACATGTGGCTGGTGTGACTGAGGACctaattttgtttttcagtttaatGAATTTAGACTTACATAGCTCCCCATGGCTGGTGGCTGTGCTGAGAGGCAGCACAGGTCTGTGGGTAATGCTCAAGCTTTAGAGTGGGTGGGCTGGGTTCACATTCTACCACTACACTTACTTGCTTTGTGATCTCAGGCCAATTactgagccttggttttctcatacATAAGGTCTAGAGGTTTGGGTGAGTCCTACACAAAGTATAACATATAAATGCCCAGCTCGGTGCCTGGCACGCGTGCAGTCGGTGCCCTCTAACGAGAAGTGGTGGCACTGGGCAGGCGAGGGCTGTCTCACCCCTCGCTCGCCTGTCTCTCCTCCTCGACAGAACCACATTCTGACACTGATGTCCGTGGCAGCCCGTATCTACAAGCACCCCAGCATCAGGAACGCCATCAACCTGATGGTGGTAAAAGTGCTGATAGTGGAAGATGAAGAGTGGGGCCCAGAGGTGTCCGACAATGGCGGGCTGACCCTGCGCAACTTCTGCAGCTGGCAACGGCGTTTCAACCATCCCAGCGACCGCCACCCGGAGCACTACGACACAGCCATCCTGCTCACCAGACAGGTCTGTGGGCCGGCAAcccaggggaggaagggagatggAGGGGCGGATCAGAGGAAGGACCACTGGCCTTGCCCTTACGTGGGCAATGTCTGCCTGCTGGCCCCAGCTGGACACCAGAAGCCTCAGGAGAGGAGTGATGAGGAGGAGGTCATGAGGACAGGAGTTGGAGTGTGAGGTATTtgagagggaaggagaagaaTCTCATGAGGGCTCTTTTCCAAAAGTTTGTGACCAGCTGTCTGCTGAGGTCGTCACAAGAGGaaatgggcttgaactgccaagtGAGAGGTTTGGAGTTGGAATTAAGCAAGGGTCTTCCGTGCTTGTTAAACACAGGGACAGGTAAGCAGGGGGCTTCCATCAAGATTTCCTCAAAGTCAGGGCAGCGGCTGACCTACCTGGCATAATTTAAATGGATAGCTTCCTGAAGGCAAGAGAATGTAGTACAATGTACCAGGCCATGTTCACTGCTGCaaacctcacaacaaccccatgagatGGGTGCTGTTGTTTGCCCCATTTTACAGCGGGGGAAACTGAGACAGAGAGACCTCAGGCTAAGTGGCAGTGCCCTCATTCAAGTCCAGGCCAGTTTGCTGTGGGTCTGTGTTCTTAGCTACCATGCCATCCTGCCTCCAAAAACAACCTTTTGAAGCCCTTTGAGCCCCAGGACCTGACCAACATAGAGAAACAGAGAAGTCCTTATTCCAGTGGCCTCTGTGAGGAAACAGTGAATTTGGCTTTAAAAATTCCCTTTAACTCAGGAGAAGAAATAGGAAGATTTTCTGTTCTGTGTCACTCAGAAATCCATCTTAtagcctttgttttgttttgtttgggggggttggtTTTTAACATAGGTGGATTTCACAGGTCACTCTCCAAGTCAGAGATGGGGGATGGGTGAGTTGGCTTGACCAAAGACTGTCGTACTCAAGACCTGAAAGTGCCTGTAGTGCTGGGCCACTAGGTCCAACATCCTGACATGCTGAATCCTACTGCTGCTTCCCCCGCCTTAAAAAAAAGCTGAGTAACACGTGACACCAGGCTAATGTCTTACAGAACGTTTGAGTATGGAATTCCATGTTTCTGGGCACTGGTCCTGCCTGCCTCCCAGGGGCCTGGCTGCCTGCCCATGCTTACACTCACACTGTCaccctctctcactctctctaccACGCAGAACTTCTGTGGGAAGGAGGGTACATGTGACACCCTGGGTGTGGCAGACATTGGTACCATCTGCGACCCCAACAAGAGCTGCTCTGTGATTGAGGACGAGGGGCTCCAGGCAGCCTACACACTGGCCCACGAGCTAGGTAAGAGCCTTCTTTGTCACATCAGAGGCAACTCGTCTTACAAATACAAGTTACCCAGGTTCCAAGGCACATGACCCTCACTCTTAGCCATTATCCACTCATAATTTTGACAGAGTGTCTGTCTCCATAGAGACCCTGTGCTTGACACTGCACAGAGGGAGGGGACTCAACTCCACCCCTCCCCGGAGTTCACAGCCAGAATACTAAGATGTTGTCCTGGGCCCTCCCAAAAGGTCACCTGGAAAATGGCAAAATACGAAACAAATGCTTGGGCAAAGGTGTGCTGCTGTGTACAAGCTAAGCAGCAAGGATTTCTCAGAAGAGCAATGTAAGGAGAATGTCACATAAGAGAGCAAATAATAGAGTTGAGTGTGGATTTAGGACAGGCTGAGGCAGAAAACAAGGGGATATCACCGTTCCTCAGTAATCCAAGAAAGCTTCTTAGAAGAGAAAAGCCTGAAAGGAAATCATGAGGGAGTGAGGGGCAACCTTTCCCCGAGGACTTGGTAACTGGTTGGCACTTCAGTGTTAGCAGTCTGGCTCTCTTCCTGGTGtctctggatggtacaaatggctaacccactcagctgctaactgaaaggttggtggtttgggtccacccagaggtacctcagaagaaaagcctggtgatctacttctgagaaatcagccattgaaaaccctgtggaacagagttctactctgacacacaggagtcACCATGAGCCTGGTTTAGTTTGTTGGTTTGGCTGTCTCCTGCTGAAGCTGGGCCCTGGGGGAAGCACTCAGAGTGGGGCATGCTGGAGAGGAGCAGAGGAGAACCAGGTCTCTTTCCTCCCTAGGGCACGTCCTCAGCATGCCCCACGATGACTCGAAGCCCTGTGAGCGGCTCTTTGGGCCTATGGACAAGCACCACGTGATGGCACCACTCTTCGTCCACCTCAACAAGACGCTGCCCTGGTCTCCCTGCAGCGCCATGTACATCACAGAGTTCCTGGACGGCGGCCACGGTAGACATCCCTCTTCCTTCAGCTGCCACAGCTGAGCTCTGGGCCTGGCTGGCACCTCAGTGCCTTATCACAAGCATGTTAGACACTTGGGGTTAGAAGAGACGAGTCCCTCTGCCCACCTCCGTACTATGGCACCTCCTTCCCCATCTTCCAGCAGCCTGGTTCCAGCTGTCTAGAAGGTCATTAGTCACAAAGCTGGGTGGAGTCTGTCTGAGAAGGGTGTCTGGAGGCGGTGGGTTTGAACAGACCTTGAAGGAATGGAAGAAGACTTGTAGGATAGAGAAAAGAAGCAAACCTTCCAGGCTGGAGTGATAGTCTTGTGATAGCTCAGAAGTGGCCAACTGTCCCTGAACAACTGTGTGACAGCAAGGGGCGGGCGGGGGTCGGGAGGTGGTTTGCCTGCGTGAAACAGTTTGAATTGTTGAGTAAAACAGTGAAAACACAGCTTATTCTTGACTCTTCCCATTGAAAGAGACAGATAGACATATGCAAAAATATGAGACTGTCCAGGCATCAGTACTGTGGCTTTATTTGCGTGGCAGGATTTCCAAGAGCAGATTTATATCCCCAATTATAGGGTGAGTCAGATTAATATGGACTCCCTGGATGacgcacacagtaagtgctcaactgctaatggaaggttggcggttcgaacccactaagAAGGATCTcaagtggcaatctgcttctgaaaggtcatagccttaaaaaccctgtggagcagttctactctgcctacatggggtcaccatgagtcagaatggacttgatggcagttggcttggtttggggtttttagaTTAATATGATCACTAGCTGCATTCCCCTAGTGCACTCTGAGTGGTCAGGGGAAAATGCAGCCTTGATGCTCTCGATGACAGAAGAAAGTCAACCCTAAAAGAATTGCTACCAGTAATAAAAATTGGATCAGCTCTATGTAGATGGTTGAGTGTGGACGGTTTTTAGACTGAGATCAAGGGAACTGTGATGTCTGGGCCATCCCAGCACTAGGAATTCCAGTGTGACCTGGGAGGCTCCAGAGAAAGGCAGGTCCTGCCCTTTATTCTCATCCTCTCTTCCTCCGTCTCTCAGGAGACTGCCTCCTGGATGCCCCCACCTCGGCGCTGCCCCTCCCTACAGGCCTCCCAGGCCGCAGGTCCCTCTATACCCTGGACCAACAGTGCAAGCAGAACTTTGGGCCGGGCTTCCGCCACTGCCCCAACACCTCTGCACAGGACATCTGTGCCCAGCTGTGGTGCCACACCGAGGGCACTGAGCCCCTGTGCCACACCAAGAATGGGAGCCTGCCCTGGGCAGATGGGACACCCTGTGGGCCCGGGCACCGCTGCTGGGACGGGGGCTGTCTGCCTGAGGAGGAAGTGGACAGGCCACAGGTGAGCAGCAGCTGGGGGTGCTGGGAGGTGGCGGGGGGGGCTGTTTTCAAGCAGGAAACGACGCTCACTAGTTGGAAACAGACTTTGGGTATGACTCCATCGTCATATCACTAATCTTTgaacaaacaaaccaaagcttATTTATCCAAAAGATTCCAGTCTATACTCCTCGTCCAAAGAATGATGCTACCATTTTTCCGGGCATTTTCGGACCTCCTCCTTTAAAAATGCTTGGAAGCTGACTTTTAAGGCTTGTTGGTAATGTGTGGAAAACTCTGGCACAGAGACTAGAACATGGACCCTCAATAAgtggaaaaaaccaaaaccaaaccctctgctgtcaagttgattctgactcatagagaccctataggacagagcagaactggcccatagagtttccaaggagcgcctgccggatttgaactgctgacctcttggttagcagctgtagcacttaggcactacgccaccagggtttcccaattagTGGAAGCCATTATTAACTCTGTTATTAACAGGTAGAGtgacagcaggaaaaaaaaaaaaaatttagcaggAAAGGAACATTAAATTAAGACCTGAGGGAAAAGCATTCTTATCCTACCCATGTGGGAGCTGAGTTCCTAAGGAGAGATGGGGGCAGGGAGTGAGAGGAAGGTGAGGATTCCATACTCCaggtggaggaggggaggagacAGAACCGCCTCTAACCAGTAGAGAAACTTGGCCCAGTACAGAATCAGCTTGTAAGAAAAGCCAGTAGTAAATGGTATTAAATGCTTCGCTTCTCTGCCCAGCTTCTAACACTCCACGTGGGAGGCTGATGGACCTCTCCTGcatacccccccaccccccatcatCCAGCCGTCACTATGAAGCAGCTTCCTACTGGTCCCAGCCCAGCATCAATCTCCAAGGTGGCCTGGCCTAGTAGGATGTCTTCTGAACTGAGCCTCAGCAGCCTTTGTGGGCAGGGCAGACCATACGCTTCTCCTCTACTCTTCTTCTAAGCCTGAGCTGGGGCAGGGGTCACCCtcagccccctcccaccctcccttgctATCAGATGCCGGGCTCATTTGGCACACCCACTCCTTACCCAGCAGCCTCAGCAGCAGAGCCACACATGGACAGGGAGAGGCTAGCGTGGAACGATGCTTACGATACGTTGTGAAAGAGAGAAGGCAGATCACAAAAGATTATGTGTGTGATAGGGTCATATCTTTGTTAAGAAAACATCTTTATGACTATATATTCATAGGAAAACTGTGAAAGGATAGTGACAGAAGCCCTGCCAGTGGTTTTACCTGGGTGgtggtatttttaaaaagtattaatttttttatacttttctgttttttgtaCTTTTTATATGAAGAAGTGTTGCTTATTTTTTAactgttttattgtggtaaaaatatatataacaaaacatttgccaattctgccttttttttttttttaacgtgtagaagtcagtggcattgattatattCACCGATTTGGGaagtattacttttgtaatttttaaCAAATCATTTTCACTTTGAAAAATATGAAACTACCAAGGACAGAGCTTTGTCCTCATAGGTGGATTGTCAAATTGGAAGTAACTCTGtttatctccagacattgccaaatatcccaGGGTGGGGACAAAAGCAGCCCTGATTGAAAACCACTGCATTAGACccaacctggaaaccctggtggcgtagtggttaagtgctacggctgctaaccaaaaggtcggcagtttgaatccaccaggagctccttggaaactctatggggcagttttactctgtcctatagggttgctatgagttggaatcgactcgatggcggtgggtttggtttctttggtttgaCCCGTATAAGACTGtcactcatccattcattcagccAGCGTCACATTGAGCACCTTAGTAAGGACAAGGACTGTTTGATCACTCGAGAGTCAGCAGTGAGCAAGTCTTGCACAGTCTTGGTGGCCACACAGTCGTTGGGCAGTTGACTCCAGGCACCAAAATGAGAATAACTGGGTGAAGAAATCAGCGCAGCGGCCACCTGACTACGCGGGGAACCGACGCCTCCTGGCCTCCACTCCTGACCCAGTGTGGTGTTGTGTGTTGCAGGCTGTGGTGCACGGAGCCTGGGCCCCATGGGGGCCCTGGGGAGAATGTTCCCGCACCTGCGGAGGAGGAGTTCAGTTTTCCTACCGTGAGTGCAAGGACCCTGAGCCTCAGAACGGAGGAAGATACTGCCTGGGGCGGAGAGCTAAGTACCAGTCATGCCACACAGAGGAGTGCCCACCTGATGGTAATGGCCTCGCACAGCAGCACCTGCCAGAGCAGCTGCAGCTGTTGCTGTGACAgaaggagtagggtgggtctcCTGAGGTGCCGAGTTTTGCTTGGGATCCATACATAATTGGGTGCTACAAGGCACCAAGGATGGGGCAGTCCTTAGGGACCCCGGACAACTCTGATTGTGTGGGAGAGCCTGACAAAGTCAAGGAGAGAAAGTGTCCTTGTCTTCCAAGCGTGGAGACAGAGGGTGCTGCTCCCAGTCATTGGGGTGGGGCCTTTGCAGAGGGGCTGGAGTCGAGGATAATAACTCGCCTGGTAGCATTTGAATCCTCATCAGCCTGTAGGATGGAAGTGTTTTCCAAAGCAAGTTCAGAGCCAAACCTCCAAAGTTGTTCCAGCCAACATTCAGCCCAGGGTGGTGGGAGGGTTCCTGAATCTGATTCCTGTGCACATTTCTTCTGAGAAGAGTTGCCCATCTTCCCTTGGGGCCATGGCAGCTGCCCTACTGAGCCTTCCCAGGAGGCAACCCGGTCTCCACCTCCCCATGGAATATTCCTACCCTGAGTACCTGCTAGAAAGCACACACTTTAACTCAGAAGCAGTAAGAACAGCAGAATAATTCATGAGAGGGGCTCGTTAGACATTTTCCCCACCCTGTCCCCTCCAGCTCCCATTTTCGCAGCTCTGCAGAGCATTGGCAGGCAGGAAAAGACAAGCAGAGCCTTAAGAGAGAGTCATCGAAGTGCAGAGACAAACTGGCATTGGGTTGGTGTCTTAAGACAGGAATCTGTAGGCTTTGCAGTTTCGCACGATGGGAGGGATCAATGGTGGCATGACGCTGTAAAAAATGTGCCCTGGAATTGTGAGAGTTGGCCTGGCATCCAGGGTGATGTGTCTGGTCCTCTGAGCAAGATGGGGTGGCAGAATGACTAAGAGGTAGAAGGTAGGCACAGGCAGTAGGTGATATCAGGATTTCAGACACACCAGCAGGAGCCATTTCAATTAATAAGTGTTTTTAGTACCTTTTCTGTATCTAGACCTCTGATCAATGTTGTGACATAAAAGGTGTACAAAGCATGGTCTTGTTCCTCAAGGAACTTGCAATCTGATTAAAGCCATAAGCCCCCATACACAGCAATCAAGGCTTAACTGTGTGGCACAGACGCTAGATTGATAAGGCATTCAGAGAAAGGAAAAGCCCAGGCTAGTCAGAAGCTTCAAGAGAGACTCAGAACTAGGCAGGACCTAGAAGGATTGAGAGGGTggagaagggggtggggggcatcCCCAGATGGAGAGAGACATTCGAGAAGGGTGATTAGcttggagtccctcggtggtacaaacagttaacttgatcagctgcttaccaaaagttaggtggtttgagttcacccagaggcacctcagaagaaaggcctggcaatctgcttctgaaaaatcagccactgaaaaccccatagagcacacTGAGGTCAcggtgagtcagagtcaactcgatggcaactgtttttttgtttttgtctttaacatTAGCTCGAGTAGAGTAAAGCAGCATTTCAAGGCTGGACAATAAAGGTTCCTGAAAGTTGAAATAGTATTTGGAGGTTCTCCATCCTGGATGTCCGGCAAGTCACCTGGTGAGCTTTTCAAACACAGAGGCCCAGAGCACATCTCAGATGTCCTGAATCACAATCTCCAGCCATCTGTGTTTTGAAAAACCTCGGCAGGTCATTCAGAGGCACAGCTGGGGCTGAGAGGCTCTGCAGTAATAGACCATGTTTAATTACAGGATTGTGCACAAAAATCCAAGTCTTATGTCAGACAGACGGGTTTGGAAGCAGCTTGCAGCAAGATTGCAGACTCTAGGAGGCTGAGCACCAGGTCCTGTATGAAGCCAGGAGGCCTGGGCCTGTAAGAGTGGTCTAAGATGGTGAGAGTGGGCTGCAGACATTTGAATTTATAAATTGTCCTCAATATAACAGAAAACTTAATGACAGAttggaaattgttgttgttgggtgccgttgagtcgattccgactcatagtggccccatgtgacagagtagaactgccctatagggctttctttcttggctataatctttacagaagcagattgccaggtctttctcctgcagagcctccgggtgggttcaaatcaccaacctttcagttagaagtcaagtgcctaactgtttgtgccacccagagatgtTTAAATATTTTAGGAGACACCAgagattccagtcttgggctaggATAATACAGGACCAcataataaaaatcaaaccaattaTTGGCAGAACCATATGGTTTGGGGCTTTGCTAAATTGGAGGTAATAGCCACACATACAGATGGAGTTCCCCCATAAAAAAAAGATCACCTTCCTGTCTACTCCAACGCctaacgaccccatgtgtgtcagagtagaactgtgctccatagggttttcagtggctgattttttagaagtaggtcaccaggcctttcttctaaagtacctctgagtggactcaaacctccagcctttcagttagcagccaagcatgttaaccatttgtaccagccaGGGGTTCTAGGTCTCCCATAGACACCCAGAGTTACAGAAATGGAGTATAGGGGTAAGTTCTAGGTAAAGGTGCAGATTCGAGAGTCCCTGGCCACATGGCCAATGTCACCAGGGAAGTCACAATAGAACACTGTGAGCAGAGGGCCAAAAACACCGCCCATGCTCTATTCTGTGCCTTCCGCACCCCATCTTGCTCCCTGTCCGCACACAACTTTGTTCACCTGTAGGATGGGTTAATGACTCTCCCAAAACATTCCAGAAGGCTCAGCACTGAGGCTGGATGCCTCCTTTTCTTGCCCCTTTGAGTAGGAATCACACCTGGATCTAGGTCAGGGTATGTCCAGGGAAGTTGAGCCCAGATGACCCTGGATCTGTATCCTTGGATTGGGTCCAAAACCAAGAGGAAGAAAGGTGCCCTGGGTCCTCCTTGCTTCTGTGCCCTCCCCCTGCTTCAGGATGTTACCTCTGTCTTGTCTCTGCCTCTCCTTAGGGAAGAGCTTCAGGGAGCAGCAGTGTGAGAAGTACAATGCCTACAACTACACTGACATGGATGGGAACCTCCTGCAGTGGGTCCCCAAGTACACAGGGGTGTCTCCCCGGGACCGCTGCAAGCTCTTCTGCCGAGCCCGAGGGAGGAGTGAGTTCAAGGTGTTTGAGGCCAAAGTAAGATGACCCCTGGAGCTCAGAAGCAGAGGAGGGGAGGAGTCACCTGTCCCCAGCCACCTGGGGCTGCTTCCGGGCTTACCAGTGCCCTCTCTGATCTTTCTTGCCCCACTCCAGGTGATCGACGGCACCCTCTGTGGGCCAGAGACGTTGGCAATCTGTGTCCGTGGCCAGTGTGTCAAGGCTGGCTGTGACCATGTGGTGGACTCGCCCAGGAAGCTGGACAAGTGTGGGGTGTGTGGGGGCAAAGGCAACTCGTGCAGGAAGGTCTCTGGTTCACTCAGCCCCTCCAAGTGAGTTCCCCAGCAGTTCCATTCCTGGGTGG
Proteins encoded:
- the ADAMTS8 gene encoding A disintegrin and metalloproteinase with thrombospondin motifs 8 produces the protein MPRAPAAPRWLPPLLLLLLSLSPLARAAPAPRSPREPAAELVVPTRWPGDEGELALHLSAFGRGFVLRLAPDASFLAPRFKIQHLGAPGGPAGGEARLRSCFFSGTVDGDPGSLAAVSLCRGLSGSFLLAGEEFTIQPQGAGRSLSEPHRLQRWGPGSADVRPRPPAPEWEAERREVPTPRREDHEPEKEEEEEGTDEEEADGASELPPLLGAASRSKRFVSEARFVETLLVADASMAAFYGADLQNHILTLMSVAARIYKHPSIRNAINLMVVKVLIVEDEEWGPEVSDNGGLTLRNFCSWQRRFNHPSDRHPEHYDTAILLTRQNFCGKEGTCDTLGVADIGTICDPNKSCSVIEDEGLQAAYTLAHELGHVLSMPHDDSKPCERLFGPMDKHHVMAPLFVHLNKTLPWSPCSAMYITEFLDGGHGDCLLDAPTSALPLPTGLPGRRSLYTLDQQCKQNFGPGFRHCPNTSAQDICAQLWCHTEGTEPLCHTKNGSLPWADGTPCGPGHRCWDGGCLPEEEVDRPQAVVHGAWAPWGPWGECSRTCGGGVQFSYRECKDPEPQNGGRYCLGRRAKYQSCHTEECPPDGKSFREQQCEKYNAYNYTDMDGNLLQWVPKYTGVSPRDRCKLFCRARGRSEFKVFEAKVIDGTLCGPETLAICVRGQCVKAGCDHVVDSPRKLDKCGVCGGKGNSCRKVSGSLSPSNYGYNDIVTIPAGATNIDVKQRSLPGVQNDGNYLAVKTSDGQYLLNGNLAISAMEQDILIKGTILKYSGSIATLERLQSFRPLPEPLTVQLLTVPGEVFPPKVKYTFFVPNDVNFSMQNSKEKATTNIIQPLLNAQWVLGEWSECSRTCGAGLQRRTVECWDPTGQASATCNKALKPEDTKPCGSQPCPL